From one Cardiocondyla obscurior isolate alpha-2009 linkage group LG06, Cobs3.1, whole genome shotgun sequence genomic stretch:
- the LOC139103730 gene encoding receptor-binding cancer antigen expressed on SiSo cells isoform X1 has translation MAMEFLINRLKALLVLLFGLFKRAMCCLRRRRRSSCDSVPLSAIGVIPNVLTSSTFYRHLSINEYALFKEIEHWDKWEENPVVVIPDKPINTVQAKIDQYRQQVMKPPDTLTEEQLNFFEDMTPKITRQTKILIKDKHADSLSRNIAKFTAMDPVPTNELEEWEENTAGWEKDAMNDFNDTTKAVREQRRREREQRLIEQQQKRLERTIKPQPLGAKLGS, from the exons ATGGCTATGgaatttttgataaatcggCTCAAGGCCTTGCTCGTGCTACTCTTCGGATTATTTAAGCGCGCAATGTGCTGCCTTCGACGTCGTAGACGATCGTCCTGCGACTCGGTGCCCCTGTCCGCTATTGGCGTGATACCTAACGTGTTAACTAGCTCAACG TTTTACAGACATTTAAGCATAAATGAGTATGCTTTATTTAAGGAAATTGAACATTGGGATAAATGGGAAGAGAATCCAGTTGTTGTTATACCTGACAAACCAATTAATACCGTACAGGCTAAAATAGATCAGTATCGACAACAGGTGATGAAACCTCCAGATACACTCACTGAAGAACAGCTTAACTTTTTTGAG GACATGACTCCAAAAATTACTAGACAAACAAAGATTCTAATAAAGGATAAACATGCTGATAGTTTGTCTcgtaatattgcaaaatttacAGCTATGGATCCTGTTCCAACT AATGAATTGGAAGAATGGGAGGAGAACACCGCCGGTTGGGAAAAAGATGCTATGAACGATTTTAATGATACTACCAAAGCAGTACGTGAACagagaaggagagagcgagaacaGCGATTAATAGAGCAGCAGCAGAAAAGACTAGAACGCACCATAAAACCACAACCCTTAGGTGCAAAACTAGGTTCCTGA
- the LOC139103730 gene encoding receptor-binding cancer antigen expressed on SiSo cells isoform X2, which yields MAMEFLINRLKALLVLLFGLFKRAMCCLRRRRRSSCDSVPLSAIGVIPNVLTSSTEIEHWDKWEENPVVVIPDKPINTVQAKIDQYRQQVMKPPDTLTEEQLNFFEDMTPKITRQTKILIKDKHADSLSRNIAKFTAMDPVPTNELEEWEENTAGWEKDAMNDFNDTTKAVREQRRREREQRLIEQQQKRLERTIKPQPLGAKLGS from the exons ATGGCTATGgaatttttgataaatcggCTCAAGGCCTTGCTCGTGCTACTCTTCGGATTATTTAAGCGCGCAATGTGCTGCCTTCGACGTCGTAGACGATCGTCCTGCGACTCGGTGCCCCTGTCCGCTATTGGCGTGATACCTAACGTGTTAACTAGCTCAACG GAAATTGAACATTGGGATAAATGGGAAGAGAATCCAGTTGTTGTTATACCTGACAAACCAATTAATACCGTACAGGCTAAAATAGATCAGTATCGACAACAGGTGATGAAACCTCCAGATACACTCACTGAAGAACAGCTTAACTTTTTTGAG GACATGACTCCAAAAATTACTAGACAAACAAAGATTCTAATAAAGGATAAACATGCTGATAGTTTGTCTcgtaatattgcaaaatttacAGCTATGGATCCTGTTCCAACT AATGAATTGGAAGAATGGGAGGAGAACACCGCCGGTTGGGAAAAAGATGCTATGAACGATTTTAATGATACTACCAAAGCAGTACGTGAACagagaaggagagagcgagaacaGCGATTAATAGAGCAGCAGCAGAAAAGACTAGAACGCACCATAAAACCACAACCCTTAGGTGCAAAACTAGGTTCCTGA
- the LOC139103426 gene encoding WAP four-disulfide core domain protein 2 has product MKLLVVIVIFVGIIAIAKSQIRYATKPGSCPPALPVQFCGRSCYIDEHCTGNGKCCPTRCGGSLCSMPVTMTQHTQTEKPGLCPSTPTGRWVCSSTCNGDNDCKGNLKCCKNRCGALACQKPETQESRNNDYIDYYP; this is encoded by the exons ATGAAGCTGCTAGTCGTAATTGTCATCTTTGTGGGGATTATCGCTATTGCGAAAAGTCAAATCAGATATGCAACCAAGCCAGGCTCGTGCCCACCTGCTTTACCTGTACAATTCTGCGGACGATCCTGCTACATAGACGAACATTGCACAGGGAATGGCAAATGTTGTCCGACTCGATGCGGCGGTTCTCTCTGCTCCATGCCTGTCACGATGACGCAACACACCCAGACAG agaAACCAGGCCTTTGCCCATCGACACCAACAGGAAGGTGGGTGTGCTCGTCAACTTGCAACGGAGATAATGACTGTAAAGGCAATTTAAAATGTTGCAAAAACAGATGTGGAGCCCTAGCTTGCCAGAAGCCAGAAACTCAAGAATCCCGAAACAACGATTACATTGATTATTACCCTTAA
- the LOC139103424 gene encoding waprin-like protein, translated as MNRNLLTLTVVLVLLIVGASSQTFYKSGNCPMRNTVSNCGSRCIGDGECPSNQKCCPNKCGFTSCANISPVNTGNDGGYKGSSNQQAVYCNGVKCAAYEKCQYDRNTRRDKCTRV; from the exons ATGAACC GAAACTTATTAACACTGACGGTAGTGCTAGTCTTATTGATCGTTGGCGCGTCCTCTCAAACATTTT ATAAGAGCGGCAACTGCCCAATGAGAAACACCGTGTCCAATTGCGGTTCCAGGTGTATAGGCGACGGAGAATGTCCTTCTAACCAGAAATGCTGCCCGAACAAATGTGGTTTCACGTCGTGCGCCAATATCAGCCCCGTCAATACAGGCAACGACGGCGGATACAAGGGTTCAAGTA ATCAGCAAGCCGTTTACTGCAACGGAGTGAAATGCGCCGCGTACGAGAAGTGCCAATATGACCGCAACACTAGACGTGACAAGTGCACCCGCGTTTAG